The nucleotide sequence GAAGTTCAAGGCAGGCGAAGTCTTTGCCATAGAGCCGTTTGTGACCACTTTTGATGCAAATGGTGTGGTGGAGGATGCGCCTCAGAGAACGATTTTCCGTTTGGTTAAGCCTAAAGCCGCCAAGTCGCCTCTTGCTAAGCAGCTTGTGAAGTACATTGAAGACAACTGCTACACGTTGCCGTTTTCGGAGCGTTGGCTAACAGATGCGTTGCCGCCTAAAGATTACGCTGTCGCGTTCAAGGAGTTGCTGTCCAAAAAAGCAGTTATGAGTTACCCCGTGTTTGTGGAGACAAGCCGCAAAATGGTTACCCAAGCTGAACATACGGTGGTAATAGAAGAAGATGGGTGTTCCGTCGTGTCTTAGATTAGACTTTGACGGGTTTTTCTTTTTGTTTGACTTCTCTGTAAATCGCTGTGATTAGCTGTTTGTCGTCGCATTTGGGGCATTGTTCGAGTTCTTTGAATACGTAGTCGCCGCGTTGGAATTCGCGTGTGCTTTTGATGTTGCATTTGGGGCATTCGATGGTGGTGAGTATGGGCATGTCTTCTACTTTGAGGTTTGCTACGTGTTTGCGTGACTGATACGCGTAGTATCCTGCAAGACCCATCGAGATGAAACCAATGGCTAACAGGTAGAGGGTTATTTCTAACGAACCTGTTTCAAAGTATGCTCCGACGGCTACGACAATTGCGACAACGGAAAGCGCCAATGTTATGTAGATTACGGCTTGTACGAAAGTTGAAATTTTGTTTGCTCCTGTGCTGTTTGCTTTTACAGTGTTGCTCATCTTCTTTTCCTCCTATTGTGCAACTCCTATGGTGTTGCCGACTCCAAAGATGACCACTTTGTCGCCTTCCTTGGTTCGCTCTACAACAATATCTTTAACGCGCTGGATTGCTTTGTCAGCGGCGTCCGAGATTTCCTTGCGCATCAGTGAAACTGCATCGCCGATGTCCTCTTTGACGATTACCGCGTAGAGTGGAATCTTTTGGTCGACGACGGTTTCTTCGATTTTGAATGCGTCGACGCCTGGACCGCCGATGGCTGCGCCGATTCCCTCGCTGATTTCGCCGACGTTTTCGCCCTCCAGCTTCAAGCCTGCGTCAATCATGACAACCGCCGCGATTTTGCCCTTGTTTTCCTCAAGCACTGCTTTGATCGCATCACCTGGTTTGCCTACGTTACCGCCAGGGCCTTCCGCTTTCATGACAAGAGCGGTGCGGCCTTCGAAGGGTACGGAAGCGACTACGCAGTCTTTGGGTACTTTGCTGGTTTTGTATCCGTGCATGATTTTCGCTGCAATCAGGGGTCCTACGCCGTCGCCGATGGGTTGGCCGTTTGCGAAGGCTTTGAGGGCGCTGGCGTATGCTTCAGCTTCTTTCATCACCATGGGCAGTATCATTTGCAGTTGCATGATGGTGTAGAGGCTAAGGGTTTTTTTGCCCTGTAAATAGAAGTGACGTACGACTTTGTAGATGTAATTCAGCGCCATTGCCGCCTCCAAAGTGTTTTCCAAATTGTTGATTTGGACGTCGTCGCTTTCAGGTGCCATTAGTTTTACTTCTTCTTTTAGGCGGGCGTCGCGTATGTCAATGATGTGATCAAGCTTGTGGACTATGCCTGCGGGGTCCATGCTTTGAGGGGAAATCGTGAAGTAGTCCATGTAACGGTCAACTCTGTCTGAAGGGTCAACGGTTGGTTTGCCGATTTCCTTTATGGTTCCTATAGCGGTTTTTCGGCCTTCTTCCTTCATGAGTTTAAGCTTGAAAAGAGAACTCTCAACCTCCCTAATCATAACGTACATCTGAATTCTCTGACCGTAAAAAATGAACACAAAAATGAACAAGTACGAAAATAAGCTGATAATCGTAAGTATAGGGTCCCCCGAACCGATACCAAACTGATTAGTTAGCACTGGATTTTGAACCAACGTATTCATCTTCATTCATCACTTCGTTTCAAAAACTGTTACCCCTCAGTAATAAAGCTATGCCAAATACAACATCCTACACCCTACCGCATAAATCACGCTATCCCCCGCGGTTGTGAGCAAACGTAACGTTAGATTTTTATGCTGGCACGTCCTACTATGTGCTCTATGCCTGAGGTGGGGTCGTAGTCTAGACAGGCATGACGACGGGCTCCAGAAAGCAAGCAACGGGTTTGCTGACCGCAAGGGATGACGAAGTTCTGGAGCGGTCCTTAGAGAAACCCGTAAAGAATCGCCACGCGCGGTTCTTGGGTAAAGGTCGTCGGTTCAAATCCGGCCGACCCCACCACCTTCCACACCAAATACACTTGCTTGCGCTCTGCAAACATAGTTTGTTTTTTAAAAATTGTGTTTTTGGTTTTGCTGTTTTTGTGTAGTACATTTCGTAAAAAAGTCTTAAATATAAAAGTCCGACGTTTCAGTGCTATGTCCCGACGTTACACCTATTATTTTCTAATTGTAGCCCTTGTAATTTCATTGGCGGCAGCGTCTGTGTATGTTTTACAATTTGGGCAGTCCAATAGCCTGAATGATCTTGCTTACTATACTGAAGAGTTTCCGCCCTGTAACTACCAAGAAAATGGGGTTGCAAAAGGTATTGCGGTTGATCTTTTAACTGAAGTTGCCGATAGAATGGGCAGCAAAGTAGCGCCTGATCAAATCCATGTGGTTCCTTGGACTGAAGCATACAACGCAGCCTTAACAGGTGAGAAGATGGTTCTTTTTTCTACAGCGCGATTACCCGCGCGAGAGCAGTCTTTCAAGTGGGCAGGACCCCTGTTTACAGACACATACGCCCTTTTCACCCGATGGGACAATGACGTTGTAATCAACCAAGCCAGCGATTTAAACGGGTACAAAATCGGTGTAATCAAGGACTCCGCTGCCATTGTGCAGCTTACAAACGCAGGAGTATCCGAGAATCAACTGGTATATTTCACCAATGCATCCGCCATCATAGACGACCTTTCAAAGGGCAGCATAGACTTTTGGTGCTACGCGCAAGTAGTAGGTCGAACTCTCACCGAACAGATAACAGGCAACTACTACTCCTTTAAGAACGCTTTTCAACTAAGCTATTACGATTATTACTACGCCTTTAGCAAGGACATTCCCGACTCGACAGTTGCCTCTTTCCAGCAGACAATTGACACACTTAAGCAAGAAACAGACGCCTTAGGCACCTCCGTTTATGAACAGATTTTAAGACGCTACATTCCAACGCAGGGAACAGCTACCTCTCCCGAAGAACTCTTCGCCTTCGTTCAAGCCGCCTACGAGTATGCACACCAGAATAGTCAAGAAACGG is from Candidatus Bathyarchaeota archaeon and encodes:
- a CDS encoding zf-TFIIB domain-containing protein; the encoded protein is MSNTVKANSTGANKISTFVQAVIYITLALSVVAIVVAVGAYFETGSLEITLYLLAIGFISMGLAGYYAYQSRKHVANLKVEDMPILTTIECPKCNIKSTREFQRGDYVFKELEQCPKCDDKQLITAIYREVKQKEKPVKV
- a CDS encoding DUF1512 domain-containing protein encodes the protein MNTLVQNPVLTNQFGIGSGDPILTIISLFSYLFIFVFIFYGQRIQMYVMIREVESSLFKLKLMKEEGRKTAIGTIKEIGKPTVDPSDRVDRYMDYFTISPQSMDPAGIVHKLDHIIDIRDARLKEEVKLMAPESDDVQINNLENTLEAAMALNYIYKVVRHFYLQGKKTLSLYTIMQLQMILPMVMKEAEAYASALKAFANGQPIGDGVGPLIAAKIMHGYKTSKVPKDCVVASVPFEGRTALVMKAEGPGGNVGKPGDAIKAVLEENKGKIAAVVMIDAGLKLEGENVGEISEGIGAAIGGPGVDAFKIEETVVDQKIPLYAVIVKEDIGDAVSLMRKEISDAADKAIQRVKDIVVERTKEGDKVVIFGVGNTIGVAQ
- a CDS encoding cache domain-containing protein → MSRRYTYYFLIVALVISLAAASVYVLQFGQSNSLNDLAYYTEEFPPCNYQENGVAKGIAVDLLTEVADRMGSKVAPDQIHVVPWTEAYNAALTGEKMVLFSTARLPAREQSFKWAGPLFTDTYALFTRWDNDVVINQASDLNGYKIGVIKDSAAIVQLTNAGVSENQLVYFTNASAIIDDLSKGSIDFWCYAQVVGRTLTEQITGNYYSFKNAFQLSYYDYYYAFSKDIPDSTVASFQQTIDTLKQETDALGTSVYEQILRRYIPTQGTATSPEELFAFVQAAYEYAHQNSQETALNEFNNQSGQFVEGELYIFAYDMSGNTLALPFQPELIGTNRWNATDPNGTAFIQQIIQTAQSGGGFVRYAYADPSDNFTIKPKVSYVTMVNQNWLIGAGIYEAQQ